One genomic window of Medicago truncatula cultivar Jemalong A17 chromosome 1, MtrunA17r5.0-ANR, whole genome shotgun sequence includes the following:
- the LOC112420270 gene encoding protein ALP1-like isoform X2 — MDNKRENKRRKYAFYWNIRSSAIGAIATYYYKYIYKEPCMTSLQRGQDWMNEILNGHPVRCMNAFRMDPTLFKQLCEDLQSKYGLQPSKRMTVEEKVGIFVYTLAMGASNRDVRERFQHSGETISRAFHEVLEAISGRSRGYRGLARDIIRPKDPTFQFIPLHISNDERYMPYFKDCIGCIDGTHIAACIPEADQMRYRVGWEGSAHDTRVFLHAINTPALNFPKPPDGRYYLVDKGYPDKEGYMVPYPRIRYHQSQFEHEPPTNAQEAFNRAHSSLRSCIERSFGVLKKRWKILNKMPQFSVKTQIDVIIAAFALHNYIRINSQDDAMFTILERHPNYIPNDELPDIVDGYQGSERQEGRSGRSTKTKEMRNNVAALLWNIRR, encoded by the exons ATGgataataaaagagaaaataagagAAGAAAGTATGCATTTTATTGGAATATAAGATCAAGTGCAATAGGTGCAATTGCTACATATTACTATAAATATATCTATAAAGAACCATGTATGACTTCACTTCAAAGGGGGCAAGATTGGATGAATGAGATATTGAATGGCCACCCTGTTCGATGTATGAATGCCTTTAGAATGGACCCAACTTTATTTAAACAGTTGTGTGAAGATTTGCAATCAAAATATGGACTACAACCAAGTAAGAGAATGACAGTTGAAGAGAAGGTGGGCATATTTGTGTATACACTTGCTATGGGTGCTTCTAATAGGGATGTTAGAGAGCGCTTTCAACATTCTGGAGAGACTATTAGCAGAGCATTTCATGAAGTTTTAGAAGCAATTAGTGGTAGAAGTAGGGGCTACAGGGGTCTAGCACGTGATATCATAAGACCAAAGGATCCAACTTTTCAATTTATACCGCTGCATATTTCTAATGATGAGCGGTACATGCCTTATTTCAag GATTGTATTGGATGTATTGATGGTACTCATATAGCTGCATGTATTCCTGAGGCGGATCAAATGCGTTATAGAG TTGGATGGGAGGGATCAGCGCATGACACACGTGTTTTTCTTCATGCAATTAACACACCAGCGTTAAACTTTCCAAAGCCACCAGATG GTAGATATTATTTGGTTGATAAAGGATATCCTGATAAAGAAGGATATATGGTGCCTTATCCTAGGATAAGGTATCATCAGTCTCAGTTCGAACATGAACCCCCAACTAATGCTCAAGAAGCCTTTAACCGAGCACATTCATCTCTTAGAAGTTGCATAGAAAGATCATTTGGAGTGCTGAAGAAAAGATGGAAGATACTAAACAAAATGCCGCAATTTAGCGTTAAGACCcaaattgatgttattataGCTGCATTTGCGTTGCATAACTATATTCGCATCAACTCACAAGATGATGCAATGTTTACTATTCTTGAGCGACATCCAAATTACATACCTAATGATGAACTTCCGGATATTGTTGATGGTTATCAAGGTAGTGAAAGACAAGAGGGAAGATCAGGGAGATCAACCAAGACGAAGGAAATGCGTAACAATGTTGCTGCTTTATTATGGAATATTAGGCGATAG
- the LOC112420270 gene encoding protein ALP1-like isoform X1: MDNKRENKRRKYAFYWNIRSSAIGAIATYYYKYIYKEPCMTSLQRGQDWMNEILNGHPVRCMNAFRMDPTLFKQLCEDLQSKYGLQPSKRMTVEEKVGIFVYTLAMGASNRDVRERFQHSGETISRAFHEVLEAISGRSRGYRGLARDIIRPKDPTFQFIPLHISNDERYMPYFKDCIGCIDGTHIAACIPEADQMRYRGRKGIPTFNVMACCDFDMCFTFISVGWEGSAHDTRVFLHAINTPALNFPKPPDGRYYLVDKGYPDKEGYMVPYPRIRYHQSQFEHEPPTNAQEAFNRAHSSLRSCIERSFGVLKKRWKILNKMPQFSVKTQIDVIIAAFALHNYIRINSQDDAMFTILERHPNYIPNDELPDIVDGYQGSERQEGRSGRSTKTKEMRNNVAALLWNIRR, from the exons ATGgataataaaagagaaaataagagAAGAAAGTATGCATTTTATTGGAATATAAGATCAAGTGCAATAGGTGCAATTGCTACATATTACTATAAATATATCTATAAAGAACCATGTATGACTTCACTTCAAAGGGGGCAAGATTGGATGAATGAGATATTGAATGGCCACCCTGTTCGATGTATGAATGCCTTTAGAATGGACCCAACTTTATTTAAACAGTTGTGTGAAGATTTGCAATCAAAATATGGACTACAACCAAGTAAGAGAATGACAGTTGAAGAGAAGGTGGGCATATTTGTGTATACACTTGCTATGGGTGCTTCTAATAGGGATGTTAGAGAGCGCTTTCAACATTCTGGAGAGACTATTAGCAGAGCATTTCATGAAGTTTTAGAAGCAATTAGTGGTAGAAGTAGGGGCTACAGGGGTCTAGCACGTGATATCATAAGACCAAAGGATCCAACTTTTCAATTTATACCGCTGCATATTTCTAATGATGAGCGGTACATGCCTTATTTCAag GATTGTATTGGATGTATTGATGGTACTCATATAGCTGCATGTATTCCTGAGGCGGATCAAATGCGTTATAGAGGTAGAAAAGGAATCCCCACCTTCAATGTCATGGCATGTTGTGATTTTGATATGTGTTTCACATTTATATCAGTTGGATGGGAGGGATCAGCGCATGACACACGTGTTTTTCTTCATGCAATTAACACACCAGCGTTAAACTTTCCAAAGCCACCAGATG GTAGATATTATTTGGTTGATAAAGGATATCCTGATAAAGAAGGATATATGGTGCCTTATCCTAGGATAAGGTATCATCAGTCTCAGTTCGAACATGAACCCCCAACTAATGCTCAAGAAGCCTTTAACCGAGCACATTCATCTCTTAGAAGTTGCATAGAAAGATCATTTGGAGTGCTGAAGAAAAGATGGAAGATACTAAACAAAATGCCGCAATTTAGCGTTAAGACCcaaattgatgttattataGCTGCATTTGCGTTGCATAACTATATTCGCATCAACTCACAAGATGATGCAATGTTTACTATTCTTGAGCGACATCCAAATTACATACCTAATGATGAACTTCCGGATATTGTTGATGGTTATCAAGGTAGTGAAAGACAAGAGGGAAGATCAGGGAGATCAACCAAGACGAAGGAAATGCGTAACAATGTTGCTGCTTTATTATGGAATATTAGGCGATAG
- the LOC11430517 gene encoding uncharacterized protein encodes MLKTKFLDWYLKIGVASALVGASMEFFMVKTGFYDKVTVLESEKRALENSPEAQAIREALNPWRHVDTKETNKP; translated from the exons ATG TTGAAAACGAAGTTTCTCGATTGGTACTTGAAGATTGGGGTTGCGTCAGCTTTGGTTGGGGCTTCTATGGAATTTTTCATGGTCAAAACAGGGTTCT ATGATAAAGTAACTGTTTTGGAGTCAGAAAAGCGCGCCTTGGAGAATTCTCCAGAAGCTCAAGCAATTAGAGAAGCTCTCAACCCTTGGAGACATGTTGatacaaaagaaacaaacaagccCTGA
- the LOC11431194 gene encoding probable histone H2B.3 → MAPKAEKKPAEKKPAEKSPAEKKPKAEKKISKEGGDKKKKRVKKSVETYKIYIFKVLKQVHPDIGISSKAMGIMNSFINDIFEKLAQEASRLARYNKKPTITSREIQTAVRLVLPGELAKHAVSEGTKAVTKFTSS, encoded by the coding sequence ATGGCTCCCAAGGCAGAGAAGAAACCCGCTGAGAAGAAACCCGCGGAGAAATCACCAGCAGAGAAAAAGCCAAAAGCCGAGAAGAAGATCTCGAAAGAAGGAGGCGATAAGAAGAAGAAGCGCGTGAAGAAGAGCGTTGAAACCTATAAGATTTACATCTTCAAGGTTCTCAAACAGGTTCATCCTGATATAGGTATTTCTTCCAAAGCTATGGGGATTATGAACAGTTTCATCAATGATATCTTTGAGAAACTCGCTCAGGAAGCTTCTAGATTGGCTCGTTACAACAAGAAACCGACGATTACGTCGAGGGAGATTCAAACGGCTGTGCGTTTGGTTCTTCCCGGTGAATTGGCGAAACATGCTGTTTCCGAAGGAACCAAGGCTGTTACCAAATTTACGAGTTCTTGA